GGCGGTCGCCTTGACCGCCGTCGATCATGCATCGCGGGTGCTGCTGCTCGACGTCGACGAGTTCGGTGCCGGCATCGACCTCACCCTGGGCATCGAGGCGCGCGCCGGTGTGCGCTGGCAGGATCTGACGTTGGAGGGCGGCACGGTTCGCGCCGATTCCCTGCACAACGCGTTGCCGCAGTGCAATGACCGACTGTCCGTCCTCGCTCCCCGCCGCGACAGTCCGCACGCTCTGGGTGCCGACGCGGTCATCGCCGCGATGGATGCGGGCCGGGCCGGTGGCGACACCGTCGTGGTCGACCTGCCGCGCTCGGCTGGTCCGGTCACCGATGCCGTCCTGGACTCCGTGGACCTCGTCGTCATCGTCACGACGGCGACCGTGCACGGTGTCGCGTCGTCGCGGATGGTCGCGGCCCGCATGTGTGGTCGTGGGGTCATCGCCGGGCTGGCCGTCCGCGGACCGGCGCCGAGCGGACTGCGCGCGACCGAGGTGGCCACGGCCGTCGATCTGCCATTGCTCGCCGCCTACCGGTCCGACCCCGGACTGCCGGGTCGGATGGAATCCGGACGGCTCCGGGTGATGCCGCGCAGCCCACTCGGCCGGGCCGCCAGGACCATTCACCGCCGGATCGACCTGGGCGAACGGGCGGCCGCGTGACCGGCGTCCACGACGCCCTGCTCACCCGCGTCCGGGACCGGCTCGCCGCCGATGCCGCCCAACCCACCGCGGAGGTCATCGCCGACGCCATCCGGGCCGAATCG
This sequence is a window from Gordonia insulae. Protein-coding genes within it:
- the ssd gene encoding septum site-determining protein Ssd yields the protein MADELLALVGADLHDDVARCAAAAGYRILTAHPASCRREWLRASAVAADADALRVLAGLSPPRRDGVVMVTDGDPPPEIWRSAMNLGAENAVSLPAEESTLVGLLTDFRSPRGNPAGAVAVVGGHGGAGATTLAAAVALTAVDHASRVLLLDVDEFGAGIDLTLGIEARAGVRWQDLTLEGGTVRADSLHNALPQCNDRLSVLAPRRDSPHALGADAVIAAMDAGRAGGDTVVVDLPRSAGPVTDAVLDSVDLVVIVTTATVHGVASSRMVAARMCGRGVIAGLAVRGPAPSGLRATEVATAVDLPLLAAYRSDPGLPGRMESGRLRVMPRSPLGRAARTIHRRIDLGERAAA